A single window of Papaver somniferum cultivar HN1 unplaced genomic scaffold, ASM357369v1 unplaced-scaffold_139, whole genome shotgun sequence DNA harbors:
- the LOC113335241 gene encoding aldehyde oxidase GLOX1-like — translation MEAKYVVVFSALIFSLFNLGETATTGSWKLLKKSIGISAMHTQLLPNDRVIMFDRTDFGQSKILLPEEICTDVSADDQIDCSAHSVELNLLDRKVRPLTVFTDTWCSSGSLAPDGMLLQSGGSGTGQRAVRTFRPCANCDWTEDQKGLVVPRWYASNQILPNGKVIAVGGRGQFNYEFIPKSTLPSDFKVFALPFLRETRDAVENNLYPFTHLSTDGNLFIFANTKSILFDYVNNRVVRNDYPVMPGGVSRNYPSTGSSVLLPLKLGSINSSIGAVPDAEIFICGGAPPNSYISAIKGTFLPAAKSCGRLMITAKQPKWVMEEMPIERVMGDMLLLPTGDVLLINGAKKGAAGWYLGREPVLNPVLYQPESGKFELMQPSKTPRMYHSTAILIADGRVLVGGSNPNSNYNFTEMFPTELSVEVFSPPYLSSGPRPRINLRKLKTEISYKEPISIGFVSKKNGGMEKVFVTMVAPSFNTHSFSMNQRMLVLKTNQVRQVTGNYHVIDCFAPDTPNIAPPGYYLLFVVRNGIPSRGSWMHIS, via the coding sequence atggaagcaaaatatgttGTAGTTTTCTCAGCTTTAATCTTTTCTCTTTTTAACCTAGGCGAAACAGCTACTACAGGTAGTTGGAAACTACTGAAGAAAAGTATTGGTATTTCCGCAATGCATACTCAACTATTGCCAAATGATCGAGTTATTATGTTCGACAGAACTGATTTTGGTCAATCAAAAATTTTATTGCCAGAAGAAATTTGTACCGATGTTTCTGCTGATGATCAAATCGATTGTTCAGCTCACTCGGTCGAACTAAACCTTTTGGATAGAAAAGTACGCCCACTTACAGTGTTTACCGATACTTGGTGCTCTTCTGGTTCATTAGCACCTGATGGCATGCTACTACAAAGCGGTGGATCCGGCACTGGTCAACGTGCCGTTCGAACTTTTCGGCCGTGCGCTAACTGTGATTGGACGGAGGATCAAAAAGGGCTAGTTGTTCCCCGATGGTACGCGTCTAACCAAATTTTGCCGAATGGGAAAGTTATTGCCGTTGGTGGTAGAGGTCAGTTTAATTACGAGTTCATCCCCAAAAGCACATTGCCATCCGATTTCAAAGTCTTTGCACTTCCATTTCTAAGAGAAACCAGAGATGCCGTAGAGAACAATTTATACCCATTTACTCATCTCTCAACTGATGGGAACCTTTTCATCTTTGCTAACACTAAATCAATTTTGTTTGATTATGTAAACAATCGAGTTGTTCGAAATGATTATCCAGTCATGCCAGGTGGAGTTTCACGCAATTATCCAAGCACTGGTTCATCTGTACTGCTCCCTCTAAAACTTGGTTCCATCAACAGCAGTATTGGTGCGGTACCAGATGCTGAAATCTTCATCTGTGGAGGGGCACCACCAAATTCATACATCAGTGCCATCAAAGGAACATTTCTACCTGCTGCCAAATCATGCGGACGTTTAATGATCACAGCGAAGCAACCAAAATGGGTTATGGAAGAAATGCCAATCGAAAGAGTCATGGGTGACATGCTCTTGTTACCAACAGGTGATGTCTTACTTATAAATGGTGCGAAAAAAGGCGCAGCTGGCTGGTATTTAGGTAGGGAACCGGTTCTAAACCCCGTACTTTACCAACCGGAATCGGGCAAATTTGAGTTGATGCAACCATCCAAGACTCCTCGAATGTATCATTCAACTGCTATTTTGATTGCTGATGGGAGAGTATTAGTGGGTGGGAGTAATCCTAACTCGAATTACAACTTCACAGAGATGTTTCCTACTGAATTGAGTGTTGAGGTTTTCTCGCCACCATATTTAAGTAGCGGTCCTCGACCTCGGATTAATTTGAGGAAACTTAAAACTGAAATATCTTACAAGGAGCCAATTTCCATTGGTTTTGTTTCGAAAAAGAACGGAGGGATGGAGAAAGTCTTTGTCACCATGGTTGCACCATCATTCAACACAcattctttctccatgaaccaaAGGATgctggttttgaaaaccaatcaAGTACGTCAAGTCACCGGCAATTATCATGTCATTGACTGTTTTGCTCCGGATACTCCTAATATTGCACCCCCCGGCTATTATCTACTTTTTGTGGTACGAAATGGGATTCCTAGTAGGGGAAGCTGGATGCATATCAGTTAA